In Gouania willdenowi chromosome 17, fGouWil2.1, whole genome shotgun sequence, one DNA window encodes the following:
- the LOC114478764 gene encoding leucine-rich repeat-containing protein 30-like, with product MGGKQSRSLSTKELNEVSLSPRRKSMIRDDQPSLSWAAEKIRRNTTMHFGYNILTLSMRGLDETPAEVWELREIQKLNLSMNCLCSLSPAVGSLDNLVVLNLWGNNLSSLPPEIGQLKKLRVLFACRNRLSEIPEELSSCTCLEVLSLANNQITGLPGSLAAMHKLTKLNLSHNRIVHIPTCVYSMKGLVFLHLACNRLETIADQIQDLVNLKILIVEGNSIHTLPKTLCFLETLELLNVDFNDLQNVPVEMYQLNRLRRLACHPLDKGLHIIHNPLLKPIQEVLQGGLSALYNYLKPS from the coding sequence ATGGGTGGGAAGCAATCTCGCAGTTTGTCCACCAAAGAGTTGAATGAGGTGAGTTTGAGTCCAAGAAGGAAGAGTATGATTCGAGACGATCAACCCAGCCTCTCTTGGGCTGCTGAGAAGATCCGCAGAAACACCACGATGCACTTTGGTTACAACATCCTCACTTTATCCATGCGCGGGCTTGATGAAACCCCTGCAGAGGTGTGGGAACTCAGAGAAATCCAGAAATTAAATTTGTCCATGAACTGCCTGTGCTCTTTGTCTCCTGCAGTCGGATCACTGGACAAtctagtggttctcaacttgtggGGAAACAATCTGTCCAGCCTCCCGCCTGAGATTGGCCAACTGAAGAAACTGCGTGTGCTTTTTGCATGTCGCAACCGCCTAAGTGAGATCCCAGAGGAGCTCAGCTCCTGCACCTGCTTGGAAGTTCTCAGCCTGGCAAACAACCAGATCACAGGTCTGCCTGGCAGCTTGGCAGCAATGCACAAACTTACCAAACTTAACCTCAGCCACAACCGCATCGTCCACATCCCAACCTGTGTCTACAGCATGAAGGGCCTGGTCTTTCTCCACCTGGCCTGCAACCGGCTGGAGACCATTGCAGACCAGATCCAGGACCTGGTGAACCTGAAGATTCTTATTGTAGAAGGGAATAGTATACACACTCTACCCAAGACCCTGTGTTTTTTGGAGACTTTAGAGCTGCTAAATGTTGATTTCAATGACCTGCAAAATGTGCCGGTCGAAATGTACCAACTGAACCGGCTCAGGCGGCTGGCCTGCCACCCGCTGGATAAAGGACTGCATATCATTCACAACCCGCTCCTTAAGCCTATTCAGGAGGTGTTGCAAGGGGGTCTCAGTGCCCTCTACAACTATCTGAAACCTTCATGA